A single region of the Paramicrobacterium fandaimingii genome encodes:
- a CDS encoding L-serine ammonia-lyase — protein sequence MYVSAFDLFSIGIGPSSSHTVGPMRASLDFVKRLRETGDLAQVRRIGCTLYGSLGATGLGHGTPDAVVAGLTGLEPTTCEPAQVRGVWDAAAGAGSLALDGRHSVHFEHDDVALEPRTRLQHPNALTLAAWGDSAVPLVEHTYFSVGGGFIQRDGDDDDEATTEVPLPYRNAAELLELCDERGLDIAQVARLNEESLRASDEVDARLDELWQVMHDCISAGLETEGTLPGPLKVARRASPLRTRLQNTESENGRSLPGEWLLAYALAVNEENASGGRVVTAPTNGAAGIIPAVGRYYLTFIDGANAEGMREFLLTATAIGTLFKANASISGAVGGCQAEVGSACAMAAGALCAVLGGTPQQVENAAEIAMEHHLGLTCDPVAGLVQVPCIERNAIASSTAVTAARLSLNGDGTHVVSLDAVIETMRQTGLDMSTKYKETSEGGLAVNVIEC from the coding sequence ATGTACGTTTCCGCGTTCGACCTGTTTTCCATCGGCATCGGCCCATCAAGCTCTCACACCGTTGGCCCCATGCGCGCGAGTCTCGACTTCGTGAAACGGCTGCGCGAAACAGGTGATCTCGCCCAGGTTCGCCGTATCGGCTGCACGTTGTATGGGTCTCTCGGCGCCACGGGTCTCGGCCACGGAACACCTGATGCGGTAGTCGCCGGGCTCACGGGACTCGAGCCCACCACGTGCGAGCCGGCACAGGTGAGAGGCGTCTGGGATGCCGCGGCAGGAGCCGGCTCCCTCGCGCTCGATGGGCGGCACAGCGTGCACTTCGAGCACGACGACGTCGCGCTTGAACCGCGCACGCGGCTGCAGCATCCAAATGCCCTGACGCTCGCGGCCTGGGGCGATAGCGCGGTTCCGCTTGTCGAGCACACCTACTTCTCTGTCGGCGGCGGATTCATTCAGCGCGACGGAGACGACGATGACGAAGCGACGACAGAGGTTCCGCTTCCCTATCGAAATGCGGCCGAGCTGCTTGAGCTGTGCGACGAGCGAGGTCTCGACATTGCGCAGGTTGCGCGGCTCAACGAAGAGTCGCTGCGCGCGAGTGACGAGGTCGACGCTCGCCTTGACGAGCTGTGGCAGGTGATGCACGACTGCATCAGCGCAGGCCTGGAGACGGAGGGAACGCTTCCCGGCCCGCTGAAGGTGGCTCGGCGGGCTTCACCGTTGCGCACCCGTCTGCAGAACACGGAGTCCGAGAACGGTCGTTCGCTGCCCGGCGAATGGCTGCTCGCCTACGCGCTCGCTGTCAACGAAGAGAACGCGTCGGGCGGACGCGTCGTCACGGCGCCGACAAACGGGGCCGCGGGCATCATTCCTGCGGTCGGCCGCTACTACCTGACGTTCATCGACGGAGCCAACGCCGAGGGCATGCGCGAGTTTCTGCTCACGGCGACGGCCATCGGCACGCTGTTCAAGGCAAACGCGTCAATCTCCGGTGCCGTCGGCGGCTGCCAGGCAGAGGTCGGGTCGGCCTGCGCCATGGCGGCCGGGGCCCTGTGCGCTGTGCTCGGCGGAACGCCGCAGCAGGTGGAGAACGCCGCCGAGATCGCCATGGAGCATCACCTCGGGCTCACGTGCGACCCGGTCGCCGGGCTCGTGCAGGTGCCGTGCATCGAGCGCAACGCCATCGCCTCATCAACCGCGGTGACGGCAGCGCGGCTCTCGTTGAACGGCGACGGCACGCACGTCGTCTCGCTCGACGCGGTAATCGAGACGATGCGTCAGACGGGCCTCGATATGTCGACGAAGTACAAGGAGACGAGCGAGGGCGGACTCGCGGTGAACGTCATCGAGTGCTGA
- a CDS encoding sulfite exporter TauE/SafE family protein, translating into MDVTLAVVAGAAILIGTILQRLSGTGVGLVVAPILTVLLGPVAGILVTNATTVVSGILLLLSMRRDIEWRRYFAFLPGILVGAVAASFVVRSAPASWLQILIGAIVLAALATTFGLPRLPLVRSKALGPVTGAIGGFFNTSAGVAAPIMVINAKLSGWNQKAFAATMQPTFMTMGIVSVVTKLSLGATSISELPPVWMFGPVVVIVLGGIWIGGLLSMRVSSRTARNTAITLAAMGGAAALIRGLVSL; encoded by the coding sequence GTGGATGTGACCCTCGCGGTCGTCGCCGGTGCCGCAATCCTGATAGGTACGATCCTTCAGCGGTTGTCTGGCACCGGCGTCGGCCTTGTGGTGGCACCGATCCTCACCGTTCTGCTTGGGCCCGTCGCCGGCATTCTCGTCACAAATGCCACCACCGTCGTCTCCGGAATTCTGCTGCTTCTCTCGATGCGGCGCGATATCGAATGGCGGCGGTATTTTGCGTTTCTGCCGGGAATTCTGGTGGGGGCCGTCGCCGCCTCCTTTGTGGTCAGATCGGCACCGGCCAGCTGGCTGCAGATTCTGATCGGCGCGATCGTGCTCGCCGCCCTTGCAACGACGTTCGGTCTTCCGCGCTTGCCTCTCGTGCGCTCGAAGGCGCTGGGCCCGGTCACCGGCGCCATTGGGGGCTTCTTCAACACGTCGGCCGGAGTGGCCGCCCCCATCATGGTCATCAACGCGAAGCTCTCCGGGTGGAACCAGAAGGCCTTCGCCGCCACAATGCAGCCCACGTTCATGACGATGGGCATCGTCTCGGTCGTCACCAAGCTCTCTCTCGGTGCGACATCGATCTCTGAGCTGCCGCCAGTGTGGATGTTCGGCCCGGTCGTCGTGATTGTGCTCGGCGGCATCTGGATCGGCGGCCTGCTGAGCATGCGTGTGTCGTCCCGCACCGCACGCAACACGGCGATTACCCTCGCAGCGATGGGAGGTGCTGCAGCCCTGATCAGAGGTCTCGTGTCGTTGTAA
- a CDS encoding alpha/beta fold hydrolase: MALNIRRKRSHSRVGRFRSITARRAYAEAYDDAFSVLPAPSSTHNIPTTFGTVRAYSWAALNGSAHSPVILLPGRAAATPMWCENVPELIKNRRVIAIDMLGDAGMSRQRIPFRSTRDHATWLQEVQAHLAPGGAHIVGHSFGGSTASAFAHTHSEIVKSLTLLEPVLTVAFPPLRMMLWTTLFSLPVLPQTWRATALARVGGSDDEDAGALGRLVSLGVKEFRAALPVPRPLSADQLARLTMPVSVGLAERHSLAGGPRTAQRVRTALPNSEVTVWSATTHSLPMQVPVQLAQALDDFWTHAEEHDRRPADNSRPNR, translated from the coding sequence ATGGCGCTAAATATTCGAAGGAAACGCTCGCACTCTCGCGTCGGACGATTCCGCTCGATCACGGCCAGGCGCGCATACGCCGAGGCCTACGATGACGCATTCAGCGTGTTGCCCGCACCGTCGTCCACGCACAACATCCCGACAACATTCGGAACCGTTCGCGCATACTCCTGGGCCGCCCTCAACGGATCCGCCCATTCACCGGTCATTCTGCTTCCCGGGCGTGCTGCTGCGACGCCGATGTGGTGTGAGAATGTACCTGAACTGATCAAGAATCGCCGCGTCATTGCGATCGACATGCTCGGTGACGCCGGTATGTCACGGCAGCGGATACCATTTCGCAGTACTCGTGACCACGCGACGTGGCTTCAGGAAGTGCAAGCGCACCTCGCGCCAGGCGGCGCGCACATTGTCGGTCATTCGTTCGGCGGTTCGACTGCGTCGGCCTTTGCACATACTCATTCCGAGATCGTGAAGTCGCTCACACTTCTCGAGCCCGTGCTTACTGTGGCATTCCCGCCACTGCGAATGATGCTCTGGACGACACTCTTTTCGCTGCCCGTTCTGCCTCAGACGTGGCGAGCTACCGCGCTTGCCCGCGTGGGAGGAAGCGATGACGAGGATGCCGGGGCTCTCGGCCGTTTGGTCTCGCTCGGCGTCAAGGAGTTTCGTGCAGCCCTGCCCGTGCCGCGCCCGTTGTCGGCAGACCAGCTCGCGCGGTTGACCATGCCTGTCTCTGTCGGCCTTGCTGAACGGCACTCCTTGGCTGGAGGCCCGAGAACGGCACAGCGTGTGCGCACAGCATTGCCGAACAGCGAGGTCACCGTGTGGAGCGCAACAACGCACTCGCTCCCCATGCAGGTGCCCGTGCAACTGGCGCAGGCACTTGACGACTTCTGGACTCACGCCGAAGAACACGATCGACGCCCCGCTGATAATTCCCGACCGAACAGATGA
- a CDS encoding VC0807 family protein gives MTRVENDGIMSEGNPARRPLSGMGGQIGMIITDLVVPVAGFYILRGFGIDAVLALILAGLPTVVAIGIRSIKQRKVGALGIFVLAILAGSVLLSFVTGSPRFLLAREGWFTGAIGVGFLVSLRFRRPVAFTFARTMIESTPMAARLFPHLWDDLWESDPQFRRTWRVVTALWGVGMIADAIVRVIFAYALPVDTVPLVTGILWAVTFVVLQVAQHHYFIRVGLWQRVAEYETQERKDSE, from the coding sequence ATGACGCGGGTTGAGAATGACGGCATCATGAGCGAAGGCAATCCTGCACGCAGGCCTCTCTCGGGCATGGGCGGCCAGATTGGCATGATCATCACTGATCTGGTTGTGCCCGTTGCCGGGTTCTATATTCTTCGGGGCTTCGGAATCGACGCCGTGCTCGCTCTGATTCTTGCCGGGCTGCCGACCGTCGTCGCGATTGGCATCCGTTCGATAAAACAGCGAAAGGTTGGTGCGCTCGGCATCTTCGTGCTCGCTATTCTCGCCGGTAGCGTGCTGCTCTCGTTCGTCACGGGGAGCCCGCGCTTTCTGCTCGCACGTGAGGGCTGGTTTACGGGTGCGATCGGAGTGGGCTTTCTTGTGAGCCTGCGCTTTCGGCGGCCCGTGGCATTTACCTTTGCGCGCACCATGATCGAGTCGACACCGATGGCGGCGCGGCTGTTTCCGCATCTCTGGGATGACCTGTGGGAGAGTGACCCGCAGTTTCGTCGCACCTGGCGGGTTGTCACGGCACTGTGGGGCGTCGGCATGATCGCTGATGCGATCGTGCGCGTGATCTTTGCCTATGCACTGCCCGTCGACACGGTCCCACTGGTCACCGGAATTCTGTGGGCCGTGACCTTCGTCGTGCTCCAGGTTGCACAGCATCACTACTTCATTCGCGTCGGGCTGTGGCAGCGCGTCGCGGAGTACGAGACACAGGAACGAAAGGACTCTGAATGA
- a CDS encoding thioredoxin domain-containing protein has protein sequence MVNRLAEAMSPYLRSHAENPVSWQQWSGDAFAEAVERDVPVFISIGYATCHWCHVMARESFSDSEVAAYLNEHFVCIKVDREEHPEVDASYLAQAAAFTQGLGWPLSIFAAPEGAAFHAGTYFPPSPAGGRPSFRQVLEAVVDAWANRRDVALSTSQAVGAAVRAAGERSAEAARLPTREQLTASVGRLEHAEDTLFGGFGGAPKFPVAPVIGFLQAYGADDLATRTLTAMARSPLRDRDGGFFRYATQRDWSEPHYERMLYDNALLLGAYTRAWQSGDDDAAAVVEGIADFLIDTLYVGRGFASGQDSESTIDGVRSEGGYYTAADRGGLEPPALDDTVLTGWNGLAIENLARAGIVCARPDWVATARSAADEVLRRHGGDGGLVRASTADTVSSAVATLEDFGMFACGLIELACATGEGAYLDRARELLERVATPDGFAEPRHDDVLAAHGLVLRDDPSEGAYPSGVSACVRASRMLWLLTGERDARDRAESAIAPFTEQALANPVGFGALLEEASRLGGAASQTVVVVPDDTAFTVPETVRRQRADVLLQVSESRARELAASGIDLLDGRTTVGDAPTLYVCENFACRLPERLDQERFSTR, from the coding sequence ATGGTCAATCGCCTCGCCGAAGCGATGAGCCCGTACCTCAGGTCTCACGCCGAGAACCCCGTCTCATGGCAGCAGTGGAGTGGCGACGCCTTTGCCGAGGCGGTCGAGCGCGATGTGCCGGTCTTCATCTCGATCGGCTACGCCACCTGCCACTGGTGCCACGTGATGGCACGTGAATCGTTCAGCGACAGCGAGGTTGCCGCGTACCTCAACGAGCACTTCGTGTGCATCAAAGTCGATCGCGAGGAGCATCCTGAGGTCGACGCAAGCTACCTGGCTCAGGCCGCCGCGTTCACGCAGGGGCTCGGGTGGCCGCTCAGCATCTTCGCCGCGCCCGAGGGTGCCGCGTTTCATGCCGGCACGTACTTTCCGCCCTCACCTGCGGGCGGGCGGCCGTCGTTTCGGCAGGTGCTCGAGGCCGTCGTCGACGCGTGGGCGAACAGACGCGACGTGGCGCTGAGCACCTCGCAGGCGGTCGGCGCCGCTGTGCGCGCGGCCGGAGAGCGCAGCGCTGAGGCTGCGAGACTGCCGACGCGTGAGCAGCTGACAGCATCCGTCGGTCGACTCGAGCATGCCGAAGACACGCTCTTCGGCGGCTTCGGCGGGGCGCCGAAATTTCCTGTCGCGCCGGTGATCGGGTTTCTGCAGGCGTATGGAGCAGATGACCTCGCCACGCGCACGCTCACGGCGATGGCGCGCTCGCCGCTGCGCGATCGCGACGGCGGGTTCTTTCGCTATGCGACGCAGCGCGATTGGTCAGAGCCACATTACGAGCGGATGCTGTACGACAACGCGCTGCTTCTCGGGGCGTACACGCGGGCGTGGCAGAGCGGCGATGATGACGCCGCGGCCGTTGTGGAGGGAATCGCCGATTTTCTGATCGACACACTGTACGTCGGTCGGGGATTCGCGAGCGGGCAGGACTCCGAAAGCACCATCGACGGCGTGCGTTCCGAGGGTGGCTATTACACCGCTGCCGACCGCGGCGGGCTCGAGCCCCCTGCTCTCGACGACACGGTGCTGACGGGCTGGAATGGGCTCGCGATTGAGAACCTGGCGCGCGCCGGAATCGTGTGTGCTCGGCCGGACTGGGTGGCGACGGCTCGCTCGGCAGCCGACGAGGTGCTGCGCCGGCACGGCGGTGACGGCGGCTTGGTGCGCGCATCGACGGCAGACACGGTGTCGAGCGCTGTGGCCACGCTTGAAGATTTCGGCATGTTCGCGTGTGGGCTCATCGAGCTGGCGTGCGCAACGGGTGAGGGTGCGTATCTCGATCGAGCGCGAGAGCTGCTTGAGCGCGTGGCGACGCCTGACGGCTTCGCCGAACCGCGGCACGACGATGTTCTTGCCGCACATGGGCTTGTGCTGCGCGATGATCCGAGTGAGGGTGCGTATCCCTCTGGGGTGAGCGCGTGTGTGCGGGCGAGCCGCATGCTCTGGCTTCTCACGGGGGAGCGCGACGCCCGCGACAGGGCAGAGTCGGCGATCGCCCCGTTCACCGAGCAAGCGCTCGCGAACCCCGTCGGCTTCGGCGCGCTGCTCGAAGAGGCATCGCGGCTTGGCGGCGCGGCGAGCCAGACGGTCGTCGTGGTGCCAGACGACACCGCGTTCACCGTGCCCGAGACAGTGCGGCGCCAGCGCGCCGATGTGCTGCTTCAGGTGAGTGAGTCGCGCGCACGTGAGCTCGCGGCATCCGGAATTGACCTGCTTGATGGACGAACGACTGTAGGCGACGCACCGACGCTCTATGTGTGTGAGAACTTCGCCTGTCGTCTGCCGGAGCGGCTTGATCAGGAGCGATTCAGCACTCGATGA
- a CDS encoding fructosamine kinase family protein: MTDSFVKSGPNPLGEAAGLRWLAEAHSDGGARIAEVIDVSEQRLEIEHIDSAPPSAAGARAFGAALARTHAAGASWWGCPPDGWSGPAWVGNSQTPLVVDRDHAKATWGQFYAQHRIDEFARRLRADGVIGADDARLYARLAARLDNGDFDVAQPQLVRGAGHAVARVHGDMWSGNVLYDGASTGAALIDPMAHGGHAETDLATLSVFGFPYLDDVYAGYDEASPLADGWRERVGLHQLGIVIMHAHLFGGSYIGASARLADQYV, translated from the coding sequence GTGACCGACTCTTTCGTGAAATCAGGCCCGAACCCGCTCGGAGAGGCAGCTGGACTCCGCTGGCTTGCCGAGGCACACAGCGACGGCGGCGCCCGCATCGCCGAGGTCATCGATGTGTCAGAACAGCGACTGGAGATCGAGCACATTGACAGTGCTCCGCCGAGCGCAGCTGGCGCTCGCGCGTTTGGGGCCGCGCTCGCGCGGACTCATGCTGCCGGAGCCAGCTGGTGGGGGTGTCCGCCGGATGGCTGGTCGGGCCCGGCGTGGGTCGGGAACTCGCAGACTCCTCTCGTTGTCGACCGAGATCACGCCAAGGCGACCTGGGGTCAGTTCTATGCGCAGCACCGGATCGACGAGTTCGCGCGACGACTTCGAGCGGACGGCGTGATCGGTGCCGATGATGCGCGGCTCTACGCTCGATTGGCAGCGCGGCTCGACAACGGCGATTTCGACGTGGCGCAGCCTCAGCTGGTTCGTGGGGCGGGGCATGCCGTCGCCCGCGTGCACGGAGACATGTGGTCGGGCAACGTGCTGTACGACGGGGCGTCCACCGGAGCTGCCCTCATCGATCCGATGGCGCACGGCGGCCACGCTGAGACCGACCTGGCAACGCTCTCGGTCTTCGGCTTTCCCTATCTTGACGACGTCTACGCGGGGTACGACGAGGCATCGCCGCTGGCTGACGGCTGGCGTGAGCGCGTTGGCCTTCATCAGCTGGGCATCGTCATCATGCACGCGCACCTCTTCGGCGGCAGCTACATCGGCGCTTCCGCGCGTCTCGCTGATCAGTATGTGTGA
- a CDS encoding SDR family NAD(P)-dependent oxidoreductase has translation MAFDNKVALVTGGASGLGEAISKQLAAEGVRVVVSDINLEGAERVVGEVESAGGTAAAVKHDTASKEDAEKVVRFAVDTFGALNYAVNNAGIGGKQLPAGETDLDDWDRVININLNGVLYGMRYQIPEILKAGGESGGIVNMASIHGTVAAIGNGAYTAAKHGVVGITKNAAAEYGAQGLRINSVGPGYIDTPLVRSSLSDDVRTALESKHMLGRLGRAEEVAQLVTFLLSDKASFITGGYYLIDGGYTVV, from the coding sequence ATGGCATTCGACAACAAGGTAGCGCTCGTCACCGGTGGAGCTTCTGGTCTAGGCGAGGCAATCAGCAAGCAGCTCGCCGCGGAGGGCGTCAGGGTCGTTGTCAGCGACATCAACCTCGAGGGCGCCGAGCGTGTCGTGGGCGAGGTCGAGTCCGCAGGCGGAACAGCGGCAGCGGTCAAGCACGACACCGCCAGCAAAGAGGATGCCGAGAAGGTCGTTCGTTTCGCCGTTGACACCTTCGGTGCACTGAACTACGCCGTCAACAACGCGGGGATCGGCGGAAAGCAGCTTCCCGCAGGCGAAACGGATCTTGACGACTGGGATCGTGTGATCAACATCAACCTCAACGGCGTTCTCTACGGAATGCGTTACCAGATTCCCGAGATCCTCAAGGCCGGCGGCGAGAGTGGCGGCATCGTGAACATGGCCTCCATTCACGGAACCGTCGCGGCGATCGGAAACGGCGCGTACACCGCAGCAAAGCACGGCGTCGTGGGCATCACCAAGAACGCTGCGGCCGAGTACGGGGCGCAGGGATTGCGCATCAACTCCGTCGGGCCCGGCTACATCGACACGCCGCTCGTGCGCAGCAGCTTGAGCGACGACGTGCGTACGGCACTCGAGAGCAAGCACATGCTCGGACGCCTCGGGCGCGCAGAAGAAGTGGCTCAGCTCGTCACCTTCCTGCTCTCTGACAAGGCATCGTTCATCACCGGTGGTTACTACCTCATCGACGGCGGCTACACCGTGGTGTGA
- a CDS encoding alpha/beta hydrolase has translation MSSEKAMDLIFVHGALVSDGAWWWQPTADLLFERTGIRSRAVALPSTGETTPENRGGGLAADAEALRRELDSATSAIVVGHSYGGTVIAEAGQHPAISHLLYVSSYLPDVGQSQAEIMSGESDPVSIGDNGDGTLSLSGYDVGSFGQRFLQDAAEATQREGWERVTAQGAAAFVTPTTNAGWRGVDSTYIVCAQDHSTSVELQRSHASRATRSVEVPTGHHPFITRPDLVVDQVQAFV, from the coding sequence ATGAGTAGCGAGAAAGCAATGGACCTGATCTTCGTGCACGGCGCCCTGGTGAGCGACGGGGCATGGTGGTGGCAGCCAACAGCCGACCTGCTCTTTGAGCGCACGGGCATTCGCAGTCGAGCGGTCGCTCTGCCGTCGACAGGCGAGACCACGCCCGAAAATCGTGGCGGCGGACTTGCGGCCGACGCCGAGGCGCTGCGTCGCGAGCTCGATTCCGCCACCTCCGCAATCGTCGTCGGCCATTCGTATGGCGGCACCGTCATCGCAGAGGCTGGCCAGCACCCCGCCATCTCGCACCTGCTCTACGTCTCGTCATATCTGCCCGATGTCGGGCAGTCGCAGGCAGAGATCATGAGCGGCGAAAGCGACCCGGTGTCAATCGGCGACAACGGCGATGGCACGCTCAGCCTGTCTGGCTACGACGTGGGCTCCTTTGGCCAGCGCTTCCTTCAGGATGCCGCCGAGGCGACGCAGCGCGAAGGCTGGGAGCGCGTGACCGCGCAAGGCGCTGCCGCATTCGTCACGCCGACGACGAACGCCGGCTGGCGCGGCGTCGACTCGACGTACATCGTGTGCGCGCAGGATCACAGCACATCCGTCGAGTTGCAGCGTTCCCACGCGAGCCGTGCGACGCGCTCCGTCGAGGTGCCCACGGGGCATCACCCGTTCATCACGCGCCCCGACCTGGTCGTCGACCAGGTGCAGGCGTTTGTGTAG
- a CDS encoding carboxylesterase/lipase family protein, producing the protein MTDAPLTVALDTGRIMGRRTHSARVFEGVRYADPPIGDNRWTLPRPATPWSGTADATKPGALCPQPGQSPELTDEDCLFVNVTTPLAEPREPLPVMVWLHGGGFTTGGGHPYDAQRLAEQGDVIVVTVNYRLGVFGYFGYEGLPGSGNFGLADQIEALSWVQRNAAAFGGDPGNVTVFGQSAGAMSLGALLASPDAEGLFHRAILQSGSPMLHWQRGVMFPRSPEHTPYLSASRVAETGAQLARKFNIGKEDALEKLRAIEANTLVEHTGDFANHVAWGTSLLPQHPADAVREGRVHPVPMISGNTRDEMRSFIAGAHSVNPITREKLPELMVNSFDDRASLVAEQYAPVGNDVAVMTWSTITTDASFAFAAHREHELLSDRVAVFAYEFADRTAPNVNGVEEVPGLPMGATHASDLPYFFDLYGHDMLTPEQRELSDVMIDYWTSFAHNGVPTAERGPAWQPFGDEQNVLGFDERGVEPIDFRRRHNVDFWAGMRA; encoded by the coding sequence ATGACAGACGCACCGCTCACCGTCGCACTCGACACGGGACGGATCATGGGAAGGCGTACCCACTCGGCACGCGTCTTCGAGGGTGTTCGCTACGCAGACCCGCCCATTGGCGACAACCGCTGGACGCTGCCGAGACCTGCGACACCGTGGTCGGGCACCGCTGACGCAACCAAGCCGGGGGCTCTGTGCCCTCAACCGGGACAGTCGCCCGAGCTGACAGACGAGGACTGCCTGTTCGTGAACGTCACGACGCCGCTGGCGGAACCGCGCGAACCATTGCCCGTGATGGTGTGGCTGCATGGCGGCGGATTCACGACGGGAGGCGGGCACCCGTATGACGCGCAGCGGCTGGCAGAGCAGGGCGATGTCATCGTCGTCACCGTCAACTATCGGCTCGGGGTTTTCGGGTACTTCGGATACGAGGGGCTGCCCGGGTCGGGAAATTTCGGCCTCGCCGACCAGATCGAAGCGCTGAGCTGGGTACAGCGCAACGCAGCGGCATTCGGGGGCGACCCGGGCAACGTCACGGTCTTTGGGCAGTCCGCCGGAGCAATGAGCCTCGGTGCTCTGCTCGCAAGCCCCGACGCGGAGGGCCTCTTTCACCGGGCGATTCTGCAATCGGGTTCGCCGATGCTTCACTGGCAGCGCGGCGTCATGTTTCCACGGTCGCCTGAGCACACGCCGTATCTGTCAGCGTCTCGGGTCGCTGAGACGGGTGCACAGCTCGCCCGGAAGTTTAACATCGGGAAAGAGGATGCTCTCGAGAAGCTGCGGGCGATAGAGGCGAACACGCTTGTAGAGCACACGGGTGACTTCGCCAACCATGTGGCGTGGGGAACTTCGCTGCTTCCACAGCATCCGGCCGACGCTGTTCGTGAGGGCCGTGTGCACCCCGTGCCGATGATCTCGGGCAACACGCGTGACGAGATGAGATCGTTCATTGCCGGTGCGCACTCGGTGAACCCGATCACACGGGAGAAGCTGCCTGAGCTGATGGTGAACTCGTTTGACGACAGAGCCTCGTTGGTGGCCGAGCAGTATGCGCCCGTTGGGAATGACGTTGCCGTGATGACGTGGTCAACGATCACCACGGACGCCTCGTTTGCGTTCGCGGCTCACCGCGAGCACGAGCTGCTGTCGGATCGCGTTGCGGTTTTTGCCTACGAGTTCGCCGATCGCACGGCTCCAAACGTGAATGGCGTCGAGGAGGTGCCCGGGCTGCCGATGGGTGCCACGCACGCCTCGGATCTGCCGTATTTCTTCGACCTTTATGGGCACGACATGCTCACGCCCGAGCAGAGGGAGCTTTCTGACGTGATGATCGACTACTGGACGTCATTCGCCCATAACGGCGTTCCCACAGCTGAACGCGGCCCAGCGTGGCAGCCGTTCGGCGACGAGCAGAACGTGCTGGGCTTTGACGAGCGAGGAGTGGAGCCCATTGATTTTCGACGCCGCCACAACGTCGACTTCTGGGCCGGTATGCGGGCGTAG